The sequence AAAGTCATTAGGTCCTATAAAAACTGCGGCTCTTGCCTGCCATTGCAATGCGGCTTTCCGTGTGTTTCCTTGCCTTTCACGCCATCTGCTGGCAATCATCTGCAACAGCCAATAAATTCCCAGATTCAACGGTTCCCTGGTCCAGGACTCCTCCTCTGAGCAGAAGCAATGCACATCCTACTCAAGAAATGCACATGAGGCTGCTTGCTTATCTTGGTGGACGACATGTGGGTGGGTTGATGTTGTTGACAAGGACTAAAGCAGACGTTTATTCGAGTTAAAGAATGTAATACTAATAATCACAATTTAatctatatgcatatatatatatacaatcaaCCAAAGGAGAAGCTGCAGTGACCAGAGAGCCCTTCTTCCACCTCCGTCTGACTGAGCGCATGCCAGCCCTCCCCTCGTTTGCAGGTCTTGACCAGCCTGGCACGGAAGGGAACACGTGCACACTGTGCATGTAAACATTACCTCCTTTATCTGCATGGCAGGTCATGGGCCACTTTGGGTCATTTTGGACAGACGCCAGGACGCATATCAGAGCCGGTTGTATTGATCATAGAGGAAGAACGCCTGCTGGGCAGGCCTCATCAAACATTCTATTGGTGAAGGACGGACTAAAGGAGGCATATCTCAGAGGTTGTAGGGTAACCAACCCTTAATGGGTATTTCTTACAAAAAAAGATTTTAATTGAGATAGAGGTAACGTTTTTGAATAAAACGTACGGCTGCTTTTTAGGTTTTCTCATGAATTACTGTATTTCTTACACTTTACAGTTGGGTACATCCTACTTAGTGACACCGGTGGCTAGCAGAGGTGGTGCTGATTCTGGGATGTAGGACATTGGATGGTAACATGAAAAACAGTCAGTTGTCTGTAATAGACTCCAAGTGGTTAGACATGAATGTATTTCGCATTTTCTGACTTTTTAAGAGTTAGGCACATCTTTGGATGAATTAAAGGTTTTTGGGATTTTTACAGGtttgaataaaaaacaataacaattccAACATCATCAATTCTTTACACGTTTTTTAGTCATTAGCCGTTTTCACACATGTCCTCCGTCTTTTCTCCGCATTTGTATATCAGGAGGATTCACGCACACTTATTCAAACTTGATGCCCGATAAGCGGACATCCGTGTCGCtcagacatcagtagaatcaatGGGGCGTTTAGGGGGGTGTGCTTGCAAGGGGCTGGATATGACGTAGCGTCGAGgttcgcaagaggcgggataaggACGGCCCCTGTCACtctggtttgttttggtttgaccgcaGACAGAAGGGAGGCAGAACGGGCAAAACTCATCGTGAATCGCGATCATCCTAAATGTTGCTGCagcgatgcatcatatattccatGTTGCATCCACAACATCCGCATCGATcgatgaaagattggagcatgagttagagacaaatagaagaaactaCAAAGAAGAAAGGCATCGCGAACGACGGTGTTaccggagaaagagagcaaaTGTTTTTGCTTCATTTCACATTCAACAAACACTGGGATAAATGTAGttcatttctgtgtttctgtgagaaAAGGGAGTGGAAGGCCGGGACCCTATAACGTTCAGCTAACTTTTTTGTGTCACTCTGACTCCTCATTCACAAATAAGGTAATTAAATTTCCACCGTCTTTTTTCAGGATGTTTTCAGGATaccaatgtcaggatatgttgttcacataTACGGCCCGTCGGGAGAATAGCGGGCTAATAGCAGGCTTTACGTGTATGTGTGAAAGCAGCTATAGAGATGATTTTAACAGTGTGAACATCCAACGGCCAGGCTTTCGGACTGTTCGCTTTTTTGGTAATAAACAAAATGCCAAACTAAAACAAATCTGAAAGTTTAACTAGTGGGGTGATAAGTCTGAAGTTGTTCAATGCATGTCCTGATGTTCTTCTAAAAGGCGTCTGAATAGACCACCCCCTGACATCCGCCTGCAATTCCCATGTTTAGTATGATAGGAATGTTACTGTCTGGTTTAATGGTGTTTTGGTCATTTTGTAGTAATAATCATGCAATTATTTGTCATAGCGGGTTGACATAGTTGTGTTTGAAACAGCCATGGCCTTTGACATTAGAGAAATGGcaaacaacgtttttttttacgtttgttGACGTTTATTTAGACTTTTTACATGACTAAATTACAACTCTCTCAAATCATCACACAATTGTGGAGAATCGCAAACAAAAAAAGGCCCATGATGCATGCCGATGTACAAGTTCTATATGAagttgtggtggtggttaaGCCATCAAGATCAACCTCATATTTATCACAGAATAGCACCCATCGGTGGATAATCACTTTCCCATCACCAGGAAGGCGTCGTGACGAGTGCACAATCGGAGTGAAGTGTTAATACAGGATGGAGACACATTTGGATGGAGACAACACTAACTATGGTATGCCCGGTTTACACATAAAATACAGAAAGATCAGAAAGGACTTCATTTTGCGTGTTTTACAGCAGCAAATGCCCAAAATATTATAGGGTACAAGATATGTACTTTCTATGCGGCTGACTATTGGGGTAAGGAGAGCAATCGAAAAAGAATGTAAACAATTACAATTTTGATAAAAGAAGTTGAGACTAACACAAAAGAAATCCCCTTTTAAATCAACTCACATTTTAAAAGCTTTTAGTACATGTTCATAGAAGAGTACCTTACTTAAAACATTTAATACACTGTCTAAGATGATAATTTATTTTGTGACAGGGTTTTACAATCTATAAATACAATCAATCAATAgtggctggctgtgtgtgtagcagGTTTAAAACCAACCAAGTTATTGATAAAATGTGATGGTTGATGCCTTTTTGTAGGTGTGCAATATTAGTTCCATTATATCACTGGTTCTTGTTTGTATGATAGATATTAGGGGGGtcgcgggaagtgggggtgcttagggtgctgcagcaccccccccccctggcggcccctggctgtaactgcaagtgagagttttctgaacaaatcaatatatatttttttaatatatataattttatcaTGGCACAggatttttcattaaattattgacatccaccctttttatgatatttatgatattatcatttcattttatttagaacattgtctgtgtaggctgacgtaggctatgacgcacaacgcagaactgTCCATAGTTGAATATGATACTgtgctgattttacataagcatgttggtgttcaacatctgttgtagtgaacattctaaaactggtgtaaaatgttgctgccatattaatagacacgttgaatgttatcgttttcattctggaatcccgcacgtaaactggttggcaaaaaaagagcaaagacagacggttcacttgacggagaaaccgtcactttcctcatatcagacaactcgtaactctggatgaaaatgaaggctttcttttattgtcactttcctttgtaaacctttagaattaacctcctcagctgaatccttgttataacgctgtgCATAATCCCTGACAACAGCTTGTCTacatgttgttagtgtgtgaaattcagcacagtatcagccgagttgactctaatttcaacattgtttacttgctaacgtttgtgaataacagtggctagttggcagaactcattttacacaccagtagagtgtttatcaggagcggagccctgaatgtgacgacacccgtcatctcgtctctgtaaacaatggatgttgcggacaacatccattgtttacagaggactgacttcccgcgtccctggggTTGTGCAACTCTCCTTTAGGACGATCCGATGCGTATCTAGATACATGTGCTATGAttagggttgggtatcgtttgggttttatccAATACCGGTGCCTACTCGGTGCCTTTCAAacggttccggtgctaaaacgATTATCAAACCGGTCTCATTTTCCGGATCCGTATGGAAACGGAATGAAATGAGTTGACAATGCTGTCTTGATATCAGGATAAAGCTCAATCCACCGATTCGCAATGTTTAAATCGGTGCATCGACAGATTCTGGGTCATTTTAAATAGATTCAGGACCCCGTGTATCGATGTAGTCGCATCTTTGTAAATCCATCTGGATACCGTATCGTATCGgtgaatcgttacacccctaatatttatttttggaggGCTTACTACCTCAAGTTCTATGTTTATTCTggttttatatattatgttgaTCTTGTAAAATGTTGGATCCAAAATAAagtttctgcagtttctaacaGATTGTGAGCATGAATAATATTCTTAGCTAATAATACCGTGCTTTTCCATGTGGGTAAGGTTGCATTCCGAAGACTTTCAAACTATACAGTGAAATTCCAGAGACAGATATTGTATCAAAACATGTTACTTACTATGTTGTGTTCTTTTTGGCGCGTACTACCACTCATGAACAAGAATATAGGGGAACAGTGTACACCAATATGAGAGACATTTATAAACATACATGTaagctcccacacacatacctagACACACACCTTCCCAATTCTTGTCATCCCATGTATTGTCATCCTTTTCTGACGGCCCAGCAGAGTTCAGTTCAGTTGTACAGTTTAACACTTCAGTCTAGGATCATGAACTTGGTCCCACAAGACGAACATCTGGTGCGGCTGAAAGCGGTGCACCATCAGAACCTCCTTGAAGAAACACGGGTCATAAGGGTCCACATTCGGTGGGAGGCGAAGTCCTCCGGGATTCACGCCCACATGGGAGGAGGGTTCGAGTCCTGCCCTGGCCAGGCACATCCCCATGTACGCATCGTCGATGGGATGCAGAGCAACCGACTTGGACATCTCGAATAGCACCTTGGCCGTGTGGCGGGACAGCAGGTAGCCTCCTCCGCTACAGTACGCAGGGTAGGTGTCCGATTCCTGCACCTGAACGGGAACAAAGTACTTGTTTGGTTCTCGAACAGGCCCAGTGCCTTCCATAAGGCTTCCCACAAAGAGGTGCTCGTCACTGTCAAGGCTTCCGTTGACACCCTGGAGGTATTCCACCATGTTGTCTGTGTGGGCAAAGATGTCGTCATCACCGTTGAGCAGGAAGTGGGCCCGGGGACAGCGGTCCTCCAGCCACTCAAGGAACAGGACTTGCTTCAGGGTCAAGTTCAAGAAGGACTCCTCAAAGTCCCATTGGAGAATGTCACCATAGTTCCTGTTCTCCACCTCCATGAGCTGGTTCATCCTCTGCTTCTGCAAGTTAGCACCCGATGTCCCCGAGATGAAGACCCTGCGGATCCAGGCCCCGTTGTGTTTCCGCTCCTCAGCCCAGGTCGCCCGGAGGGCTTGTCTCCGCTCGTAGTTCTCTGGTTGGGACTTGATGACCAGCAGAAGGAAAATGTCCGATCCATCTGTCACTCCACATTTGTGGGGAAGGTCGAGTATCAAGGGAAAGTGTTTACAGTGCCGGTAAGACAGGAAGTTCTGGAGGCGCACAGGGAGGTCGGAGAAGCCAGTGATGTTGACCATGGACCGGTTCCGATGGCATGGGGGCCAGAGGCGGAGGCTACGTCTCGAGACGGCGGGTGGCATATTGGGACTCAGTTGGTCTTCAGTGAGGAGCTGAACATCGTTGGAGGGTGGACGGGGAGGATGTTGGCTGGTCCAGAGAAGGATCACTATCAGGCACGGGGCCACCATCAGAATCAGATATGTTCCTATCCTTTTCATCCTCACTGCAATGGAAAAAACGTGATAAAACCATTGTAAATTATAATAAAGGCATATACCTGCAATTGATCAGCTAATTCTTAGTCATCTTTATCTCACTTAAGcagagaaagaaacacaatTACATTACAAACACAAATTGATGCATAGATAAAAAGTATTTTCTCATACTGACCGCATCATACTGATCATCATACTGCTGATTAAATGATCTGAAAGATCTGTCAGCTGCACACCAACCATTATAACTTTCCATTACAACAGCAGCTACAGCCACGGTTACTTGGCGAGGCACTGCCACTGAGTGTTGACTCACTCACTAGGATGAAACCATCATAGAAAGCCATTTAGGTTAATAAGGGGAGGCTTCGGAATTGTTGGCTAAAGCAGCGGAAGTGGTGGACTCAACAGGGGCATTTAGCCTTTTATGCGATGAAAACCTTCACTGTAATTACTGACTCGTTTAACATGTTCGGCGTCGTACATGCCATTGGTAAACTTTGGCAATAATGGTTTCAGAAGGGTTTGATGGTAAACCCATACAACTTTGCTTTTGGATTTACTAGCTGCAATCTCCTTTTGCAGCATTACATTGGCTGGTGTTAAGGATAAAGACTGCAATGAGCAGACTGCACACAGATCTCGCACGGCCCGGTGATTGCCGCATTGTTTGATGCCATGCAGTCAGTGGGTGTGATAGCTATCATTAAATGCAGAGcacaacattaaaaacaaacacttttGTAGCAATAGTACTTACTTTTGCAAAAGAAGAACATCCAACGGAAGCTTTATCCTCACTTGTCCAAACGCAGACAGCTTTGAATATCTGTGAAAAATGCACATGAATTCTATGAACAGATACTCACATCTTGACTGAAAAGTAAGTTTTTCTTGATCAAGTTTTCtgtaaaaaagagagaaaaaaagtacttttttattttcttattgttatttttaaattatcTGCTGGCCCCACTCAGTGAAGTGTAAGTAGGAACACAGCGAAGGGGCCCCAACGGGGATCTCTCGTGCATTTCGCGATTGCTCGTTCGCGTGACCTACAGTACAGCGGCCGCAGCCCAAATTACAGCCGCGGCACACATAAATGGACCAATTTGCACCTGGGCCTTTATGACCCCAATGAATTGGACCAATACATTCATCAGAAAACCCTGGTATGGAAAGGTGTTGATACCCCAGGAAAAAATAAGCACCTTTAATAGAGCCAAAGGTTTTGTTTTAGTCACAAAGTGTGACAAAAGTGACACAAGGGTGGGAAACTTTAAGGGACATTTTCTCACTGCTAGATTTGATAACTCATGAACAAAATGGATGGCAATAAACAAACAGTAATGATACCACCACAGGCTCCACTTACGACTCAGCAGCGTACAATAAATCAGACAATAGCAATCAGAATTGTTTTGGTTATAaagaccaaaagaaaaaaacattaaaaggttGTTCTCTTTGGATCAATGATATTGGGGCTTCCCGAACAAATATGAAACGTAGTGGTAGGTTTGAGTCATTAATATGCCTATGGTGTACAAGTAATACAAATGAAGATTGGATGAACTGTATATTATGTAACCAAAGCGCTTTGTTCATTATCCAAAAGATAACTTCAAAGCTTTAGGAGAGCAATTACATGCTACACAAGTCAAATGGTGTTGCAAAACAGAATGGCACAAGATATGCTGTGGCAGAGAATCGAGGTGTTTGCTTACACTGTGTTATTCGGTATTAAGTTGCAAAATGCAACTCAAAACATT is a genomic window of Gadus chalcogrammus isolate NIFS_2021 chromosome 23, NIFS_Gcha_1.0, whole genome shotgun sequence containing:
- the LOC130377248 gene encoding N-acetyllactosaminide beta-1,3-N-acetylglucosaminyltransferase 3-like, with product MFFFCKMRMKRIGTYLILMVAPCLIVILLWTSQHPPRPPSNDVQLLTEDQLSPNMPPAVSRRSLRLWPPCHRNRSMVNITGFSDLPVRLQNFLSYRHCKHFPLILDLPHKCGVTDGSDIFLLLVIKSQPENYERRQALRATWAEERKHNGAWIRRVFISGTSGANLQKQRMNQLMEVENRNYGDILQWDFEESFLNLTLKQVLFLEWLEDRCPRAHFLLNGDDDIFAHTDNMVEYLQGVNGSLDSDEHLFVGSLMEGTGPVREPNKYFVPVQVQESDTYPAYCSGGGYLLSRHTAKVLFEMSKSVALHPIDDAYMGMCLARAGLEPSSHVGVNPGGLRLPPNVDPYDPCFFKEVLMVHRFQPHQMFVLWDQVHDPRLKC